In Pelecanus crispus isolate bPelCri1 chromosome 16, bPelCri1.pri, whole genome shotgun sequence, the following proteins share a genomic window:
- the PAFAH2 gene encoding platelet-activating factor acetylhydrolase 2, cytoplasmic, with protein MGGTQLLALPRGKGPHDVGCTDVMVGHARQGLFLRLFYPCLPRAGAEQPLWIPRYEYCSGLADFADRSRRWCAPLLSIAIGSCRVPVSWNGPFKPCSSVYPLIIFSHGLGAFRTLYSSVCSELASWGFAVAALEHRDHSASMTYFCTAEAGREEWIPYRRVPQGQKEFYFRNKQVHQRAEECVRALRLFKDISSGKSVPNVLHQDFDLSVLKDSVDLSKVAVMGHSFGGVTAVLALVKEPSFRCAVALDAWMFPLENVLYPEVPKPVLFINTEKFQTPESIAKMKRLSSRNSQTKIITILGSVHQSQTDFTFLTGKLIRRIFGARGTLNPYKGLDITSRAALAFLQRHLDLEEEFDQWDNLLEGIGDSVVPEAPFCRSNL; from the exons ATGGGGGGGACGCAGTTGCTggcgctgccccgggggaaGGGACCTCACGACGTGGGCTGCACGGATGTCATGGTGGGCCATGCACGGCAG gGGCTCTTCCTCCGCCTCTTCtacccctgcctgccccgggcgGGGGCCGAGCAGCCGCTCTGGATCCCGCGCTACGAGTACTGCAGCGGGCTGGCCGACTTCGCCGACCGCAGCCGGCGCTGGTGCGCGCCCCTGCTCAGCATCGCCATTG GCTCCTGCAGAGTGCCGGTGAGCTGGAACGGGCCTTTCAAGCCCTGCAGCAGCGTGTACCCGCTGATCATCTTCTCCCATGGCCTGGGAGCCTTTCG GACCCTCTACTCCTCGGTCTGCTCGGAGCTGGCGTCCTGGGGCTTCGCGGTGGCAGCGCTGGAGCACAG GGACCATTCTGCCTCCATGACGTATTTCTGCACAGCGGAGGCCGGGAGGGAGGAGTGGATCCCCTACCGACGGGTGCCCCAAGGGCAGAAGGAGTTTTATTTCCGAAACAAGCAG GTTCATCAGAGAGCGGAGGAATGCGTGCGAGCGCTCCGGCTCTTCAAGGACATCAGCAGCGGTAAATCTGTCCCAAACGTCCTTCACCAAGACTTTGATCTCTCCGTGCTGAAG GACAGCGTTGATCTGAGCAAAGTCGCCGTCATGGGCCATTCCTTTGGCGGGGTGACAGCAGTGCTGGCCTTGGTGAAAGAACCCAGCTTCAG GTGCGCAGTGGCTCTCGATGCCTGGATGTTCCCCCTGGAGAACGTGCTGTACCCCGAGGTGCCCAAGCCCGTGCTCTTCATCAACACCGAGAAGTTCCAGACACCAGAAAGCATTGCCAAAATGAAGAGGCTGAGCTCCAGAAACAGCCAGACGAAGATTATAACCATCCT GGGATCCGTGCACCAGAGCCAGACCGACTTCACCTTTCTCACCGGGAAGCTCATCAGACGCATCTTTGGCGCAAGGGGGACCCTCAACCCCTACAAGGGTCTGGACATCACCAGCCGGGCAGCTCTGGCCTTCCTGCAAAGGCATCTTG ACCTGGAAGAGGAGTTCGATCAATGGGACAACCTCCTTGAAGGCATCGGAGACTCGGTTGTTCCAGAAGCACCGTTTTGCCGCTCCAACCTGTAG